One stretch of Anas acuta chromosome W, bAnaAcu1.1, whole genome shotgun sequence DNA includes these proteins:
- the SMAD4 gene encoding mothers against decapentaplegic homolog 4 isoform X2, with product MDNMSITNTPTSNDACLSIVHSLMCHRQGGESETFAKRAIESLVKKLKEKKDELDSLITAITTNGAHPSKCVTIQRTLDGRLQVAGRKGFPHVIYARLWRWPDLHKNELKHVKYCQYAFDLKCDSVCVNPYHYERVVSPGIDLSGLTLQSSAPSSMLVKDEYVHDYEAQPSLSSAEGHSVQTIQHPPSNRASTEPYSTPAMLAPTEASTTSTTNFPNIPVASTNSTTTWTGSRTAAYTPTIPHHQNGHLQHHPPMHPGHYWPVHNELAFQPPISNHPAPEYWCSIAYFEMDVQVGETFKVPSSCPIVTVDGYVDPSGGDRFCLGQLSNVHRTEAIERARLHIGKGVQLECKGEGDVWVRCLSDHAVFVQSYYLDREAGRAPGDAVHKIYPSAYIKVFDLRQCHRQMQQQAATAQAAAAAQAAAVAGNIPGPGSVGGIAPAISLSAAAGIGVDDLRRLCILRMSFVKGWGPDYPRQSIKETPCWIEIHLHRALQLLDEVLHTMPIADPQPLD from the exons ATGGACAATATGTCTATTACTAACACGCCAACAAGTAATGATGCTTGTCTGAGCATTGTTCACAGCTTGATGTGCCATCGCCAAGGTGGAGAGAGTGAAACTTTTGCCAAACGGGCAATTGAAAGTTTAGTTAAAAagctaaaggagaaaaaagatgaaTTGGATTCTTTGATTACAGCTATAACCACAAATGGAGCTCATCCTAGCAAGTGCGTTACAATACAGAGAACGCTGGATGGGAGGCTTCAG GTGGCCGGTCGCAAGGGATTCCCTCATGTGATTTACGCTCGTCTTTGGAGGTGGCCCGATCTTCATAAAAATGAACTCAAGCATGTTAAATATTGTCAGTATGCTTTTGACTTAAAATGTGACAGTGTCTGTGTAAATCCTTACCATTATGAGCGTGTAGTATCGCCTGGCATCG atctctCAGGACTGACACTACAGAGTTCTG CCCCATCAAGCATGTTGGTGAAAGACGAATACGTTCACGATTACGAGGCGCAGCCGTCGTTGTCTTCAGCTGAAGGACATTCAGTCCAAACCATCCAGCACCCGCCGAGTAACAGGGCATCTACGGAGCCTTACAGCACCCCAGCCATGTTAGCTCCCACCGAGGCCAGCACTACCAGCACCACTAACTTTCCCAACATTCCTGTGGCTTCAACAA atAGTACTACAACTTGGACTGGAAGTCGAACGGCAGCCTACACACCTACCATACCTCACCACCAGAATGGCCATCTTCAGCATCACCCACCTATGCATCCTGGACATTACT GGCCAGTTCACAACGAACTCGCATTCCAGCCTCCTATATCAAATCATCCTG CTCCAGAGTACTGGTGTTCAATTGCGTATTTCGAAATGGACGTGCAAGTCGGGGAGACGTTCAAGGTCCCTTCGAGCTGTCCCATCGTTACCGTCGATGGCTACGTGGATCCCTCTGGAGGAGACCGCTTCTGCCTGGGCCAGCTTTCCAACGTGCACAGAACAGAAGCCATCGAGAGAGCAAG gtTGCACATAGGGAAAGGGGTGCAGCTGGAGTGCAAAGGAGAAGGTGACGTGTGGGTTCGATGCCTCAGTGACCACGCGGTCTTCGTTCAGAGCTACTACCTGGACAGAGAAGCAGGGCGTGCGCCAGGGGATGCTGTTCACAAGATTTACCCAAGTGCATACATAAAG gtGTTTGATTTACGCCAGTGTCATCGTCagatgcagcagcaggctgccacTGCTCAAGCCGCCGCTGCTGCTCAAGCTGCAGCAGTAGCAGGAAACATCCCCGGCCCGGGATCAGTAGGTGGAATAGCCCCAGCCATTA GTttgtcagctgctgctggaatcGGTGTGGATGACCTCCGCCGCTTGTGCATACTCAGGATGAGTTTTGTAAAAGGTTGGGGACCTGATTACCCGAGACAGAGCATCAAAGAGACACCGTGCTGGATTGAAATTCACTTGCACCGTGCCCTCCAGCTTCTAGACGAAGTACTTCATACCATGCCTATCGCCGACCCACAACCTTTAGACTGA
- the SMAD4 gene encoding mothers against decapentaplegic homolog 4 isoform X1 yields the protein MDNMSITNTPTSNDACLSIVHSLMCHRQGGESETFAKRAIESLVKKLKEKKDELDSLITAITTNGAHPSKCVTIQRTLDGRLQVAGRKGFPHVIYARLWRWPDLHKNELKHVKYCQYAFDLKCDSVCVNPYHYERVVSPGIDLSGLTLQSSAPSSMLVKDEYVHDYEAQPSLSSAEGHSVQTIQHPPSNRASTEPYSTPAMLAPTEASTTSTTNFPNIPVASTSQPPSILTGSHSDGLLQIASGPQPGTQQNGFTAQPATYHHNSTTTWTGSRTAAYTPTIPHHQNGHLQHHPPMHPGHYWPVHNELAFQPPISNHPAPEYWCSIAYFEMDVQVGETFKVPSSCPIVTVDGYVDPSGGDRFCLGQLSNVHRTEAIERARLHIGKGVQLECKGEGDVWVRCLSDHAVFVQSYYLDREAGRAPGDAVHKIYPSAYIKVFDLRQCHRQMQQQAATAQAAAAAQAAAVAGNIPGPGSVGGIAPAISLSAAAGIGVDDLRRLCILRMSFVKGWGPDYPRQSIKETPCWIEIHLHRALQLLDEVLHTMPIADPQPLD from the exons ATGGACAATATGTCTATTACTAACACGCCAACAAGTAATGATGCTTGTCTGAGCATTGTTCACAGCTTGATGTGCCATCGCCAAGGTGGAGAGAGTGAAACTTTTGCCAAACGGGCAATTGAAAGTTTAGTTAAAAagctaaaggagaaaaaagatgaaTTGGATTCTTTGATTACAGCTATAACCACAAATGGAGCTCATCCTAGCAAGTGCGTTACAATACAGAGAACGCTGGATGGGAGGCTTCAG GTGGCCGGTCGCAAGGGATTCCCTCATGTGATTTACGCTCGTCTTTGGAGGTGGCCCGATCTTCATAAAAATGAACTCAAGCATGTTAAATATTGTCAGTATGCTTTTGACTTAAAATGTGACAGTGTCTGTGTAAATCCTTACCATTATGAGCGTGTAGTATCGCCTGGCATCG atctctCAGGACTGACACTACAGAGTTCTG CCCCATCAAGCATGTTGGTGAAAGACGAATACGTTCACGATTACGAGGCGCAGCCGTCGTTGTCTTCAGCTGAAGGACATTCAGTCCAAACCATCCAGCACCCGCCGAGTAACAGGGCATCTACGGAGCCTTACAGCACCCCAGCCATGTTAGCTCCCACCGAGGCCAGCACTACCAGCACCACTAACTTTCCCAACATTCCTGTGGCTTCAACAA GTCAACCTCCCAGTATATTGACAGGTAGCCATAGTGATGGACTCTTACAGATTGCTTCAGGGCCTCAGCCAGGAACTCAGCAGAATGGGTTTACAGCTCAGCCAGCTACTTACCATCACA atAGTACTACAACTTGGACTGGAAGTCGAACGGCAGCCTACACACCTACCATACCTCACCACCAGAATGGCCATCTTCAGCATCACCCACCTATGCATCCTGGACATTACT GGCCAGTTCACAACGAACTCGCATTCCAGCCTCCTATATCAAATCATCCTG CTCCAGAGTACTGGTGTTCAATTGCGTATTTCGAAATGGACGTGCAAGTCGGGGAGACGTTCAAGGTCCCTTCGAGCTGTCCCATCGTTACCGTCGATGGCTACGTGGATCCCTCTGGAGGAGACCGCTTCTGCCTGGGCCAGCTTTCCAACGTGCACAGAACAGAAGCCATCGAGAGAGCAAG gtTGCACATAGGGAAAGGGGTGCAGCTGGAGTGCAAAGGAGAAGGTGACGTGTGGGTTCGATGCCTCAGTGACCACGCGGTCTTCGTTCAGAGCTACTACCTGGACAGAGAAGCAGGGCGTGCGCCAGGGGATGCTGTTCACAAGATTTACCCAAGTGCATACATAAAG gtGTTTGATTTACGCCAGTGTCATCGTCagatgcagcagcaggctgccacTGCTCAAGCCGCCGCTGCTGCTCAAGCTGCAGCAGTAGCAGGAAACATCCCCGGCCCGGGATCAGTAGGTGGAATAGCCCCAGCCATTA GTttgtcagctgctgctggaatcGGTGTGGATGACCTCCGCCGCTTGTGCATACTCAGGATGAGTTTTGTAAAAGGTTGGGGACCTGATTACCCGAGACAGAGCATCAAAGAGACACCGTGCTGGATTGAAATTCACTTGCACCGTGCCCTCCAGCTTCTAGACGAAGTACTTCATACCATGCCTATCGCCGACCCACAACCTTTAGACTGA